A stretch of the Aphis gossypii isolate Hap1 chromosome 2, ASM2018417v2, whole genome shotgun sequence genome encodes the following:
- the LOC126549915 gene encoding chromobox protein homolog 5-like isoform X2 gives MSSRRTNCNKKNECEGQEEEYDVEKILDKRSTYGIVEYFLKWKDYDDSYNSWEPMENMKCDGLIASFENQLKEFDMTQAKHGRKRARSNTNVKKTSLLSENKDVISDESEDNDLVSREDSDEVDEKDNNLTPINKNDSIDNTEVPKRIIAEKIISCVKSQGDVMYFIKIEGTEKPKWFNAKVVHEMCPQLLIKYCESNLVWATEN, from the exons ATGAGTTCCAG GCGaactaattgtaataaaaaaaatgaatgtgaAGGGCAAGAAGAAGAATATGATGTTGAAAAGATTTTAGATAAGCGTTCGACGTATGGGATAGTAGAATACTTTCTCAAGTGGAAGGATTATGATGATTCTTATAACTCTTGGGAACCTATGGAAAATATGAAATGTGATGGTTTAATCGCATCTTtcgaaaatcaattaaaagaatttgatATGACTCAAGCAAAACATGGGCGTAAAAGGGCACGATCCAATACAAATGTTAAAAAGACTTCTCTTCTATCAGAAAATAAGGATGTTATATCTGATGAGTCTGAAGATAACGATTTAGTCAGTAGAGAAGATAGTGATGAGGTTGATGAAAAAGACAACAATTTGACaccgataaataaaaatgattctattgACAATACTGAGGTGCCCAAAAGGATAATagcagaaaaaattattagttgtgTTAAATCCCAAGGCGAtgtgatgtattttattaagatagaAGGAACTGAAAAACCTAAGTGGTTTAATGCTAAAGTTGTCCATGAAATGTGCCCACAACTTCTTATCAAATACTGTGAATCTAATTTAGTATGGGCCACTGAAAATTGA
- the LOC126549915 gene encoding chromobox protein homolog 5-like isoform X3, with translation MSSRRTNCNKKNECEGQEEEYDVEKILDKRSTYGIVEYFLKWKDYDDSYNSWEPMENMKCDGLIASFENQLKEFDMTQAKHGRKRARSNTNVKKTSLLSENKDVISDESEDNDLVSREDSDEVDEKDNNLTPINKNDSIDNTEVPKRIIAEKIISCVKSQGDVMYFIKIEGTEKPKWFNAKVVHEMCPQLLIKYCESNLVWATEN, from the coding sequence GCGaactaattgtaataaaaaaaatgaatgtgaAGGGCAAGAAGAAGAATATGATGTTGAAAAGATTTTAGATAAGCGTTCGACGTATGGGATAGTAGAATACTTTCTCAAGTGGAAGGATTATGATGATTCTTATAACTCTTGGGAACCTATGGAAAATATGAAATGTGATGGTTTAATCGCATCTTtcgaaaatcaattaaaagaatttgatATGACTCAAGCAAAACATGGGCGTAAAAGGGCACGATCCAATACAAATGTTAAAAAGACTTCTCTTCTATCAGAAAATAAGGATGTTATATCTGATGAGTCTGAAGATAACGATTTAGTCAGTAGAGAAGATAGTGATGAGGTTGATGAAAAAGACAACAATTTGACaccgataaataaaaatgattctattgACAATACTGAGGTGCCCAAAAGGATAATagcagaaaaaattattagttgtgTTAAATCCCAAGGCGAtgtgatgtattttattaagatagaAGGAACTGAAAAACCTAAGTGGTTTAATGCTAAAGTTGTCCATGAAATGTGCCCACAACTTCTTATCAAATACTGTGAATCTAATTTAGTATGGGCCACTGAAAATTGA